One window of Streptomyces sp. FIT100 genomic DNA carries:
- a CDS encoding ABC transporter permease, which yields MSMLGWLDRSGDQLTFYLRALVWIPRTLRRYLKEVQRLLAEVAFGSGGLGVIGGTIGVMIAMTLFTGTVVGLQGYAALNQIGTSAFTGFVSAYFNTREIAPLVAGLALSATVGAGFTAQLGAMRINEEVDALEAMGVRSMPYLVTTRIIAGVVAIIPLYAIGLLSSYLASRWVTVVLNGQSEGTYDHYFGLFLSPDDVLLSMLKVLIFSVMVILAHCYYGFRASGGPAGVGVAVGRSVRNAIVLISVTDFFLSLAIWGATTTVKVAG from the coding sequence ATGTCGATGCTCGGCTGGCTGGACCGGTCAGGGGACCAGCTCACCTTCTACCTCCGCGCACTCGTCTGGATCCCGCGCACCCTGCGCCGCTACCTCAAGGAGGTCCAGCGCCTCCTCGCCGAAGTCGCCTTCGGCAGCGGCGGACTCGGCGTCATCGGCGGCACCATCGGCGTGATGATCGCGATGACGCTGTTCACCGGCACGGTCGTCGGCCTCCAGGGGTACGCCGCGCTCAACCAGATCGGCACCTCCGCCTTCACCGGCTTCGTCTCCGCGTACTTCAACACCCGCGAGATCGCGCCCCTCGTCGCCGGACTCGCCCTCTCCGCCACCGTCGGCGCCGGCTTCACCGCCCAGCTCGGCGCCATGCGGATCAACGAGGAGGTCGACGCGCTCGAAGCGATGGGTGTGCGCTCGATGCCGTACCTCGTCACCACCCGCATCATCGCCGGAGTCGTCGCGATCATCCCCCTGTACGCGATCGGGCTGCTCAGCTCCTACCTCGCGTCCCGCTGGGTCACCGTCGTCCTCAACGGCCAGTCGGAAGGCACCTACGACCACTACTTCGGCCTCTTCCTCTCCCCGGACGACGTGCTCCTGTCGATGCTCAAAGTGCTGATCTTCAGCGTCATGGTGATCCTCGCGCACTGCTACTACGGCTTCCGCGCCTCGGGCGGCCCCGCAGGTGTCGGCGTCGCCGTCGGCCGGTCCGTACGGAACGCGATCGTGCTGATCAGCGTCACCGACTTCTTCCTCTCCCTCGCGATCTGGGGCGCGACCACGACGGTGAAGGTGGCGGGATGA
- a CDS encoding MCE family protein, translated as MSGATAAATLRRRLAGVVFLVVPALLVWLSVAVYDKEFTDDATVTVLTGSVGNEMHANAEVKLRGVVIGEVRSIRADGDGARLTLAIDRDQIGRVPADVTAQMLPTTLFGERFVALVPPAGRATSEALRAGATIPQDRSGNAIELEQVLDNLLPLLTAVQPEKLSATLTAVAQALEGRGEQLGQTLVTLDAHLKKLNPHLPTLNRDISRLVEVSNLYADAAPDIVQALTDFTTTSGTIAGQQAELAGLYGSTTRTAQDLTTFLRNNKDNLIRLSAVSRPTLELLAAYSSSFPCTLRTLAGFVPAMDKALGKGTDRPGLHVEVKTVPSLGRYVPGKDTPVYEASGGPHCYSVPYTGRPDPARATADAEQTLGLPNSPQENALVNELIAPGMKVAPQSLPDWSSVLTGPVYRGAEVTLK; from the coding sequence ATGAGCGGCGCGACGGCAGCGGCGACGCTGCGCAGAAGGCTCGCGGGCGTCGTCTTCCTCGTCGTGCCCGCCCTGCTGGTGTGGCTCTCGGTCGCCGTCTACGACAAGGAGTTCACGGACGACGCCACCGTCACCGTCCTCACGGGCAGCGTCGGCAACGAGATGCACGCCAACGCCGAGGTGAAGCTGCGCGGTGTCGTGATCGGCGAGGTGCGCTCCATCCGGGCCGACGGCGACGGGGCCCGGCTCACCCTCGCCATCGACCGGGACCAGATCGGCCGCGTCCCGGCCGACGTCACCGCCCAGATGCTGCCGACCACCCTCTTCGGCGAGCGGTTCGTCGCCCTCGTACCGCCGGCCGGACGCGCCACGTCCGAGGCCCTCAGGGCAGGGGCCACCATCCCGCAGGACCGCTCCGGCAACGCCATCGAACTGGAGCAGGTGCTCGACAACCTCCTCCCGCTCCTCACCGCCGTCCAGCCGGAGAAGCTGTCGGCGACCCTCACCGCCGTCGCCCAGGCGCTGGAAGGACGGGGCGAACAGCTCGGGCAGACCCTCGTCACCCTCGATGCCCATCTGAAGAAGCTCAACCCCCATCTGCCCACGCTCAACCGGGACATCAGCCGGCTCGTCGAGGTCAGCAACCTCTACGCGGACGCCGCACCCGACATCGTCCAGGCGCTCACCGACTTCACCACCACCAGCGGCACGATCGCCGGGCAACAGGCCGAGCTGGCGGGGCTCTACGGCTCGACGACCCGCACCGCGCAGGACCTCACCACCTTCCTGCGCAACAACAAGGACAACCTCATACGGCTCTCCGCCGTCTCACGGCCGACGCTGGAGCTGCTGGCCGCGTACTCGTCCTCCTTCCCCTGCACCCTGCGCACCCTCGCCGGCTTCGTACCGGCCATGGACAAGGCGCTCGGCAAGGGCACCGACCGGCCCGGGCTCCATGTCGAGGTGAAGACCGTGCCGTCGCTCGGCAGGTACGTGCCGGGCAAGGACACACCCGTCTACGAGGCGTCCGGCGGCCCGCACTGCTACTCCGTCCCGTACACGGGCAGGCCCGACCCGGCACGCGCCACGGCGGACGCGGAACAGACCCTCGGCCTGCCCAACTCCCCCCAGGAGAACGCGCTCGTCAACGAGCTCATCGCACCGGGCATGAAGGTCGCGCCCCAGTCGCTGCCGGACTGGAGCAGCGTGCTCACCGGTCCCGTCTACCGCGGTGCGGAGGTGACCCTGAAGTGA
- a CDS encoding MCE family protein, with the protein MAGPLAKSIVFIVVTVATTTVLAFSIANTGVGETVSYKARFTDVTGLIEGDSIRIAGVKVGQVESVRVADRRVAEVSFTVRKGRALPASVTASIKYLNMVGQRYIDLDRGAGPVDEVFMPGETIPLSRTAPALDLTQLFNGFQPLFEGLAPEEINDLAGSIVKVLQGDGGTVDSLIRHVGSLTTTVAAKDKVIGEVVTNLNTVLKTVNEREEGFDDLVVTLQQLVSGFADDRKPLGEAVEAMGDLTTVTAGLIEDGRAPLKADIRELGRLSELLADSTPQVENFLTTTPAKMQALGRLASYGSWLNLYLCEARVTGVRTSDGSEPPTGIAITEARCQG; encoded by the coding sequence ATCGCGGGGCCCCTGGCCAAGTCGATCGTGTTCATCGTCGTGACCGTCGCGACGACGACCGTGCTGGCGTTCTCCATCGCCAACACCGGAGTCGGCGAAACGGTCTCCTACAAGGCCCGCTTCACCGACGTCACCGGCCTGATCGAGGGCGACAGCATCCGCATCGCCGGGGTGAAGGTCGGCCAGGTCGAGTCGGTGCGGGTCGCCGACCGGCGCGTCGCCGAGGTGTCCTTCACCGTGCGCAAGGGGCGCGCGCTGCCCGCGTCCGTGACCGCGTCGATCAAGTACCTCAACATGGTCGGCCAGCGGTACATCGACCTCGACCGGGGGGCCGGGCCCGTCGACGAGGTCTTCATGCCGGGGGAGACCATCCCGCTCTCCCGCACCGCGCCGGCGCTCGACCTCACCCAGCTCTTCAACGGCTTCCAGCCGCTCTTCGAGGGACTGGCCCCGGAGGAGATCAACGACCTCGCGGGGTCGATCGTGAAGGTGCTCCAGGGCGACGGCGGAACGGTCGACAGCCTGATCCGGCACGTCGGTTCGCTCACGACGACCGTCGCCGCCAAGGACAAGGTCATCGGCGAGGTCGTCACCAACCTCAACACCGTCCTGAAGACCGTGAACGAGCGCGAGGAGGGCTTCGACGACCTCGTCGTCACGCTCCAGCAGCTCGTCTCCGGATTCGCTGACGACCGGAAGCCGCTCGGTGAGGCGGTCGAGGCGATGGGCGACCTCACCACCGTCACCGCGGGCCTCATCGAGGACGGCAGGGCGCCGCTGAAGGCGGACATCCGCGAGCTCGGCCGGCTCTCCGAACTCCTCGCCGACAGCACCCCGCAGGTCGAGAACTTCCTGACGACGACCCCCGCCAAGATGCAGGCGCTCGGCCGGCTCGCCTCGTACGGCTCCTGGCTCAACCTGTACCTCTGCGAGGCCCGGGTCACCGGAGTGCGGACATCCGACGGCAGCGAGCCGCCCACCGGCATCGCGATCACCGAGGCGAGGTGCCAGGGATGA